In Streptomyces sclerotialus, one genomic interval encodes:
- a CDS encoding FAD-dependent oxidoreductase, with protein sequence MNRDNGTTTRTTAPHPTSDVLVVGAGPTGLLLAGDLAEAGLDVTLLERRPPGISNLTRSLVVHARTLEQFDARGLAEDVLATGRPVDSLQLFGDVSLDPSVLRTRFPYVLVTPQFEVERVLAERARKAGATFAYGTEVTGIRQDADGITATVRTDDGATGEYRASYLAGTDGVHSGVRRALGLPFPGKAVIRSVVLADVTLTEAPEAPLVAKADGDAFALIAGIGDGLFRVVAWDRTRQDPDGGPPDLAEVRELTRAAHGTDYGMHEARWTSRFHSDERQVPEYRVGRAFLAGDAAHVHSPAGGQGMNTGLQDAANLSWKLIAVLRGRAGDDLLDTYHAERHPVGRTVLRSSGALIRFALLQTRARRVANALAGQLVKRVPPVTHRALAQISGIGIAYRRRFGDHPLTGRRAPDIRLADGSRLHEALRGNRFVLITPAYESPDLGGRDASRLVHGTWRGHRRTALLVRPDGYIAWATDTMDRAARADGLAAALLRWTGPAEKEPAAAPARG encoded by the coding sequence ATGAACCGCGACAACGGCACCACCACCCGTACGACAGCCCCGCACCCCACCTCCGACGTCCTGGTCGTCGGCGCCGGGCCCACCGGCCTGCTGCTCGCCGGCGACCTCGCCGAGGCCGGCCTCGACGTCACCCTGCTGGAGCGCCGGCCCCCCGGGATCAGCAACCTCACCCGCTCCCTGGTCGTGCACGCCCGCACCCTCGAACAGTTCGACGCCCGCGGCCTGGCCGAGGACGTGCTCGCCACCGGCCGGCCGGTGGACTCGCTCCAGCTGTTCGGCGATGTCTCGCTGGACCCGTCCGTGCTGCGCACGCGCTTCCCGTACGTCCTGGTCACCCCGCAGTTCGAGGTCGAGCGGGTGCTGGCGGAGCGGGCCCGCAAGGCCGGTGCGACGTTCGCGTACGGCACCGAGGTGACCGGGATCCGCCAGGACGCCGACGGCATCACGGCCACGGTGCGCACCGACGACGGCGCCACGGGCGAGTACCGCGCGTCCTACCTGGCCGGCACCGACGGCGTGCACAGCGGCGTCCGCCGGGCGCTCGGCCTGCCGTTCCCCGGCAAGGCCGTCATCCGGTCGGTCGTACTGGCCGACGTGACGCTCACCGAGGCGCCGGAAGCACCGCTCGTCGCCAAGGCCGACGGCGACGCCTTCGCCCTGATCGCGGGCATCGGCGACGGCCTGTTCCGGGTGGTCGCCTGGGACCGGACCCGGCAGGACCCCGACGGCGGGCCGCCGGACCTGGCCGAGGTCCGCGAGCTCACCCGGGCCGCGCACGGCACCGACTACGGCATGCACGAGGCCCGCTGGACCTCCCGCTTCCACAGCGACGAGCGGCAGGTGCCCGAGTACCGCGTGGGCCGGGCGTTCCTCGCGGGCGACGCCGCGCACGTTCACTCCCCGGCCGGCGGCCAGGGCATGAACACCGGCCTGCAGGACGCCGCCAACCTCAGCTGGAAGCTGATCGCCGTACTGCGCGGCCGGGCCGGCGACGACCTGCTGGACACGTACCACGCCGAACGCCACCCGGTGGGCCGCACGGTGCTGCGCTCCAGCGGCGCGCTCATCCGGTTCGCCCTGCTCCAGACCCGCGCGCGGCGCGTCGCCAACGCGCTGGCCGGACAGCTCGTGAAGCGGGTACCCCCCGTGACGCACCGCGCGCTCGCGCAGATCTCCGGCATCGGCATCGCCTACCGGCGCAGGTTCGGCGACCACCCGCTGACCGGCCGGCGCGCGCCCGACATCCGCCTCGCCGACGGCAGCCGCCTCCACGAAGCGCTGCGCGGCAACCGCTTCGTGCTCATCACCCCGGCGTACGAGTCGCCCGACCTGGGCGGCCGGGACGCGAGCCGCCTCGTGCACGGCACCTGGCGCGGCCACCGGCGCACCGCGCTGCTGGTCCGCCCCGACGGCTACATCGCCTGGGCCACGGACACCATGGACCGCGCGGCGCGTGCGGACGGCCTGGCGGCGGCCCTGCTGCGCTGGACGGGACCGGCGGAGAAGGAACCGGCCGCGGCGCCCGCCCGGGGGTGA
- a CDS encoding peptidoglycan-binding protein gives MSTFRIPTPRFRTSARAVKRAAVLAAGAGLLTTGLLATPASAAMGDNVVQSPAACAFSEDRGTVALGAAGDQVSQVQCLLANRQYLGWNKLSGTFDADTMAAVAHFQSDHDLVPNGVVNPTTWLALYQAGLPAGPVQSPAQPAPTV, from the coding sequence GTGAGCACTTTCCGCATCCCCACCCCCCGTTTCCGCACGTCCGCCAGGGCCGTCAAGCGCGCGGCCGTACTGGCCGCCGGCGCCGGCCTGTTGACCACCGGCCTGCTCGCCACGCCCGCCTCCGCCGCCATGGGTGACAACGTCGTGCAGTCCCCCGCCGCCTGCGCCTTCTCCGAGGACCGCGGCACCGTCGCCCTCGGCGCGGCGGGCGACCAGGTCTCCCAGGTCCAGTGCCTGCTGGCCAACCGCCAGTACCTGGGCTGGAACAAGCTCAGCGGCACCTTCGACGCCGACACCATGGCGGCCGTGGCCCACTTCCAGTCCGACCACGACCTCGTCCCGAACGGCGTGGTCAACCCCACCACCTGGCTCGCCCTGTACCAGGCGGGCCTGCCGGCCGGCCCGGTCCAGTCCCCGGCGCAGCCGGCACCGACCGTCTGA
- a CDS encoding ANTAR domain-containing protein has product MPTTPEAPVSPEMTAVLAMAATVPPGLAKVPADRCAEVLGLTGVTVSALTRSRSLELIWHSQADMLGAALEDLQYTLGEGPTVECARRNRAVLVPDLTRTPDTRWPVFVPDALHAGAQACFAFSLRIGAIQQGVFAGYRTRPGSLTPQQYRDALAFTETVTFLLLGTVPGTDGRRDPLTDLATLHRAEVHQATGMLAVRLAISLDEALLEIRTEAFSSGRPILEVAREIIDRREDPDPEAPAPSSEPE; this is encoded by the coding sequence ATGCCGACGACTCCCGAGGCCCCGGTCAGTCCGGAGATGACCGCTGTTCTCGCCATGGCCGCAACCGTCCCCCCTGGACTCGCGAAGGTGCCGGCGGACCGGTGCGCCGAGGTACTGGGCCTCACCGGCGTCACCGTCTCGGCGCTGACCCGTTCCCGGAGCCTCGAACTGATCTGGCACTCGCAGGCCGACATGCTCGGGGCCGCCCTGGAGGACCTGCAGTACACCCTGGGCGAAGGGCCCACCGTGGAGTGCGCCCGCCGCAACCGGGCCGTTCTCGTACCGGACCTCACCCGCACGCCCGACACCCGCTGGCCGGTGTTCGTCCCCGACGCCCTGCACGCGGGGGCCCAGGCCTGCTTCGCCTTCTCCTTACGGATCGGCGCCATCCAGCAGGGCGTCTTCGCCGGTTACCGGACCCGTCCGGGTTCGCTCACACCCCAGCAGTACCGGGACGCCCTCGCCTTCACCGAAACCGTCACGTTCCTGCTCCTGGGGACCGTGCCCGGGACCGACGGCCGGCGTGACCCGCTGACGGACCTCGCCACCCTGCACCGCGCGGAGGTCCACCAGGCCACCGGAATGCTCGCCGTCCGGCTGGCCATCTCCCTGGACGAGGCGCTGCTGGAGATCCGTACCGAGGCGTTCAGCAGCGGCCGTCCCATCCTGGAAGTGGCCCGCGAGATCATCGACCGCCGGGAGGACCCCGACCCCGAGGCCCCGGCCCCGTCCTCGGAGCCGGAGTGA
- a CDS encoding TetR family transcriptional regulator produces MADRAPSESPARPRRSDATRAAILTAARDRFAAEGYERATIRAIARDAAIDPSMVMRYYGNKEGLFVAATEIDLRMPDLTAVDPAGLGERLVRHFLDVWEHDERLTGMVRVAVTVEAGAERLRAVFRDQLAPVIAAVCPVPDEAPVRAALIGSQIIGMAMARYVVRIPPAAALGHDEVVAWLAPTVQRYLTAERP; encoded by the coding sequence ATGGCTGACAGAGCCCCCTCCGAATCCCCGGCCCGCCCGCGCCGCTCCGACGCGACCCGGGCCGCGATCCTCACCGCGGCGCGCGACCGCTTCGCCGCCGAGGGGTACGAGCGCGCGACCATCCGGGCCATCGCCAGGGACGCGGCCATCGACCCGTCCATGGTCATGCGCTACTACGGCAACAAGGAGGGCCTGTTCGTCGCCGCCACCGAGATCGACCTGCGGATGCCGGACCTGACCGCGGTGGACCCCGCCGGGCTGGGCGAGCGGCTGGTCCGCCACTTCCTGGACGTCTGGGAGCACGACGAGCGGCTGACCGGGATGGTGCGGGTCGCCGTCACGGTCGAGGCGGGTGCCGAGCGGCTGCGGGCGGTCTTCCGCGACCAGCTGGCGCCGGTGATCGCGGCGGTCTGCCCGGTGCCGGACGAGGCGCCGGTGCGGGCCGCGCTGATCGGCTCGCAGATCATCGGCATGGCGATGGCCCGTTACGTCGTGCGCATCCCGCCCGCCGCGGCACTCGGTCATGACGAGGTCGTCGCCTGGCTGGCGCCGACGGTGCAGCGGTACCTGACGGCCGAGCGGCCCTGA
- a CDS encoding SDR family NAD(P)-dependent oxidoreductase has protein sequence MTAARTAVVTGASSGIGAATARKLAEAGYRMILVARRKDRLEALAAELPHAEAYALDVTDRAAVDAFAASLDRCDVLVDNAGGALGTDPVATADPADWRAMYEVNVLGVLNVTQALLPALTASGDGTVVVVSSTAGHGTYEGGGGYVAAKHGAHVLAETLRLELCGQPVRVIEIAPGMVRTDEFALTRFRGDEAKAAKVYEGVAEPLTADDVADTIAWAVTRPAHVNIDLLVVRPRAQASHTKVHRAR, from the coding sequence ATGACCGCCGCCCGTACCGCCGTCGTCACCGGAGCGAGCAGCGGCATCGGTGCCGCGACCGCCCGGAAGCTCGCCGAGGCCGGCTACCGCATGATCCTCGTCGCGCGCCGCAAGGACCGCCTCGAAGCGCTGGCCGCAGAGCTGCCGCACGCCGAGGCGTACGCCCTGGACGTCACCGACCGCGCCGCCGTCGACGCCTTCGCCGCCTCCCTGGACCGCTGCGACGTCCTGGTGGACAACGCGGGCGGCGCGCTGGGCACCGACCCGGTGGCCACCGCCGACCCGGCCGACTGGCGCGCGATGTACGAGGTCAACGTCCTCGGCGTACTCAACGTGACGCAGGCGCTGCTGCCCGCCCTGACCGCCTCCGGCGACGGCACGGTCGTGGTCGTCTCCTCCACCGCGGGCCACGGCACGTACGAGGGCGGCGGCGGTTACGTGGCCGCCAAGCACGGCGCGCACGTCCTCGCCGAGACGCTCCGCCTGGAGCTGTGCGGGCAGCCCGTACGCGTCATCGAGATCGCGCCCGGCATGGTCCGCACGGACGAGTTCGCGCTCACCCGCTTCCGCGGCGACGAGGCGAAGGCCGCCAAGGTGTACGAGGGCGTCGCCGAGCCGCTCACCGCCGACGACGTGGCCGACACGATCGCCTGGGCGGTCACCCGCCCCGCCCACGTCAACATCGACCTCCTCGTCGTCCGCCCCCGCGCCCAGGCCTCCCACACCAAGGTCCACCGCGCACGCTGA
- a CDS encoding M56 family metallopeptidase encodes MGVFVFLPLVLPLTAWPVARLAEQHLHPRSATRLLAGVAAVLAVCSTVCLGLIMVVGTAQLPGNPLPDGWSDPEVRAAVPYDEVAGKAAIPALFAVAVAGGRTVLRHLRVRRRASRALTGLPGSRVAVLPDTAAYAYALPSRRPRPGRVVVSTAMLARLDSRERRALFAHERAHLTGRHHRYLLAVQLAARANPFLLPLRTATEFCAERWADEEAARAVGDRRATARAVGKAALVAGRAPLAGLASFAAPGPVPRRVAALLGPGPPARSLPPALTPAGVATLVAAAGTLASALSSVNATVALFLVLQAATPL; translated from the coding sequence GTGGGCGTGTTCGTCTTCCTGCCCCTGGTCCTCCCGCTCACCGCCTGGCCGGTCGCGCGCCTGGCCGAGCAGCATCTGCACCCGCGCAGCGCCACCCGGCTGCTGGCCGGCGTCGCGGCCGTGCTCGCCGTGTGCAGCACGGTCTGCCTGGGCCTGATCATGGTCGTCGGCACCGCCCAGCTGCCCGGCAACCCGCTGCCGGACGGCTGGTCCGACCCGGAGGTCCGTGCCGCGGTCCCGTACGACGAGGTCGCGGGCAAGGCCGCGATCCCCGCGCTGTTCGCGGTGGCCGTGGCGGGCGGGCGTACGGTCCTGCGCCATCTGCGCGTACGGCGCCGCGCGAGCCGCGCGCTGACGGGGCTGCCCGGCTCGCGGGTGGCGGTCCTGCCGGACACCGCGGCGTACGCGTACGCGCTGCCGTCCCGGCGCCCCCGGCCGGGCCGGGTCGTGGTCTCCACCGCGATGCTGGCGCGGCTGGACTCACGCGAGCGGCGGGCCCTCTTCGCGCACGAGCGCGCGCACCTGACAGGCCGCCATCACCGGTACCTGCTGGCCGTGCAGCTCGCGGCCCGCGCCAACCCGTTCCTGCTGCCGCTGCGCACGGCGACGGAGTTCTGCGCCGAACGCTGGGCGGACGAGGAGGCGGCGCGGGCGGTCGGCGACCGCCGTGCGACGGCCCGCGCGGTGGGCAAGGCGGCCCTGGTCGCCGGCCGCGCCCCGCTGGCGGGCCTGGCGTCCTTCGCCGCTCCGGGCCCCGTGCCGCGGCGGGTGGCCGCGCTGCTCGGGCCCGGCCCGCCGGCCCGCAGCCTGCCTCCGGCGCTCACCCCGGCCGGGGTCGCCACCCTCGTCGCGGCGGCCGGCACACTCGCCTCGGCACTCTCCTCCGTCAACGCCACGGTCGCGCTCTTCCTCGTCCTCCAGGCCGCGACCCCGCTGTGA
- a CDS encoding VOC family protein encodes MTVTAFDHLVLSVADVERALDFYCGPLGLEPVRVDEWRAGEVPFPSVRVSPTTIIDLVRAPDAAPGEDPAAARPNVDHLCLVVAPLDWQQVVDSGVFTVVDGPGKRFGARGTAESLYVQDPDGNTVELRWYPADA; translated from the coding sequence GTGACCGTCACCGCCTTCGACCACCTGGTCCTCAGCGTCGCCGACGTCGAACGCGCCCTGGACTTCTACTGCGGCCCGCTCGGCCTCGAACCGGTCAGGGTGGACGAATGGCGGGCCGGCGAGGTGCCGTTCCCTTCGGTCCGGGTGAGCCCGACGACCATCATCGACCTGGTACGGGCCCCGGACGCGGCCCCCGGCGAGGATCCCGCGGCGGCCCGCCCCAACGTCGACCACCTCTGCCTCGTCGTCGCGCCGCTGGACTGGCAGCAGGTCGTCGACTCCGGCGTCTTCACCGTCGTCGACGGCCCCGGCAAGCGCTTCGGCGCCCGCGGCACCGCGGAGTCCCTCTACGTCCAGGACCCCGACGGCAACACCGTGGAGCTGCGCTGGTACCCGGCGGACGCGTAG
- a CDS encoding YnfA family protein: protein MSIFRSVVLFVLAALLEIGGAWLVWQGVRENRGWVWAGAGVLALGAYGFVATLQPDADFGRILAAYGGVFVAGSLVWGMVADGYRPDRWDLTGALVCLAGMALIMYAPRGR, encoded by the coding sequence ATGTCGATCTTCCGGTCCGTGGTGCTCTTCGTCCTCGCAGCCCTCCTGGAGATCGGCGGTGCCTGGCTGGTCTGGCAGGGCGTACGGGAGAACCGCGGCTGGGTGTGGGCGGGCGCGGGCGTCCTGGCCCTGGGCGCGTACGGGTTCGTCGCCACGCTCCAGCCGGACGCCGACTTCGGCCGCATCCTGGCCGCGTACGGTGGCGTCTTCGTCGCCGGGTCGCTGGTCTGGGGCATGGTCGCGGACGGCTACCGCCCCGACCGCTGGGACCTCACCGGGGCGCTGGTCTGCCTGGCCGGCATGGCCCTGATCATGTACGCGCCGCGGGGGCGGTGA